The following proteins come from a genomic window of Leishmania donovani BPK282A1 complete genome, chromosome 4:
- a CDS encoding cAMP-specific phosphodiesterase, putative, with the protein MHPFDVLASVKDDPSLSPQLREKIGGALVRLREICKTADPPSVAKAPPRSCAHSYFEEMISGHAPLRFSCHSSESTHTRAKHFDIASSRLPGPIVMSSSKTLMQRTTPALQSPKEIFAELNAIAFQTLRYIDEVEQIEFDVTNVCEHDGSIMEDKERLFLSVCCSVFANFSFFTSLRINAEKFLHFLRKLFTCYPLDNSYHNATHAADALQMMSLFFREPTVNFLFSDEEIAICFLAVLAVDVAHPGASDALLVALDHPLASVFGDVAIAEHASLLVLTSVLVLEDNFFFSTPDEAVSVDSAHLVKEALYDVVLNAALRSRPSLMSALRDIETSGRITDADAPKLMAALLVMACNSFAFRSQAQCCRMGAWFLSELHREECEMERHGIRVTLPHVAGADCAAVLSDYINIVVKPVTAATLALVPTDLQDRLEWNADLVDAAASTGGRACKVVVESSLAQWMTSSLSVMEILKKVATHASSVDRKASKCAILNASPSRSQGAAPGMMRADSLSSNSSTSGSMSAAKREATSNCPQLSFTSEPCSAAGSPTARPGRSEHYFSFLRLYDKCERAGESAKDFVGQLIFLALQLDPRYIAAYARKEYGDDCCGAECAEMGLLISKMEEAPSTAEVIASRPPGGSFSNRVADEIDHTDSFILFLMDMYCSREAALAEMESAVPVSDKAKTPPPAEPAPPKAAPQCQQNSPIRMPVNTESKNTGPRLRLVP; encoded by the coding sequence ATGCATCCTTTCGATGTTCTGGCATCGGTGAAGGATGATCCATCGCTgtcaccgcagctgcgggaAAAGATTGGTGGTGCACtcgtgcggctgcgtgaAATTTGTAAGACGGCGGACCCGCCGAGCGTGGCGAAGGCGCCAccgagaagctgcgcgcaTAGCTACTTCGAAGAGATGATTAGCGGGCACGCGCCGCTTCGGTTCTCTTGCCACAGCAGCGAGtcaacgcacacgcgtgccaAGCACTTCGACATTGCCTCCTCGCGACTCCCAGGGCCCATTGTGATGTCCTCTAGCAAGACCCTCATGCAGCGCACCACGCCTGCCCTCCAGAGTCCGAAAGAAATATTTGCAGAGCTCAACGCCATCGCCTTTCAGACACTTCGATACATCGATGAGGTGGAGCAGATCGAATTTGACGTCACCAACGTCTGTGAGCACGACGGCAGCATCATGGAGGACAAGGAGCGCCTGTTCCTCTCCGTTTGCTGCAGTGTGTTTGCAAACTtttccttcttcacctcgCTACGCATCAACGCGGAGAAGTTCTTGCACTTTCTCCGCAAACTTTTCACATGTTACCCGCTCGACAACAGCTACCACAACGCCACACATGCGGCGGATGCGCTTCAGATGATGTCGCTCTTTTTCAGAGAGCCCACTGTAAACTTCCTCTTCTCCGACGAAGAGATAGCAATTTGTTTTCTGGCTGTGCTAGCCGTCGATGTCGCGCATCCTGGCGCGTCCGACGCACTTCTGGTCGCACTGGACCACCCCTTAGCGTCCGTGTTTGGCGATGTCGCAATCGCTGAGCACGCGTCTCTCCTGGTTTTGACGAGCGTGCTCGTACTGGAGGACAATTTCTTCTTCTCAACGCCCGACGAGGCCGTCTCAGTGGACAGTGCCCATCTTGTGAAGGAGGCACTGTACGACGTGGTGCTGAATGCAGCACTGCGTAGCCGGCCTTCCCTAATGTCTGCCTTGCGCGACATCGAGACGAGCGGTCGCATAACCGACGCCGATGCCCCAAAGCTGATGGCGGCTCTGCTGGTGATGGCGTGCAACAGCTTTGCATTTCGCTCGCAGGCACAGTGCTGCCGAATGGGTGCGTGGTTTCTCTCGGAGCTCCACCGAGAGGAGTGCGAGATGGAGCGGCACGGCATTCGTGTTACTCTGCCCCACGTTGCGGGGGCCGACTGCGCCGCAGTGCTGTCAGACTACATAAACATTGTCGTAAAgccggtgacggcggctACCCTTGCCCTCGTTCCTACGGATCTGCAGGACCGTTTGGAGTGGAACGCAGACCTTGTGGATGCGGCAGCTAGCACGGGGGGTCGTGCTTGCAAGGTTGTCGTGGAGAGTTCCCTTGCGCAGTGGATGACGAGTTCGCTGTCTGTGATGGAGATACTGAAAAAAGTagccacgcacgcaagcagcGTGGACCGGAAAGCCTCCAAGTGCGCTATTCTCAACGCCTCTCCGTCGCGCTCCCAGGGAGCGGCTCCAGGCATGATGCGGGCCGACTCACTTAGCAGCAACAGCTCCACGTCAGGCTCTATGAGTGCCGCGAAGCGAGAAGCCACGAGTAACTGCCCGCAGCTCTCGTTTACGTCGGAACCGTGCTCAGCGGCTGGGAGTCCGACAGCGCGTCCCGGCCGGTCGGAGCACTACTTCTCCTTTCTGCGCCTCTACGACAAGTGCGAGCGCGCGGGAGAATCAGCAAAAGACTTTGTGGGGCAGCTTATCTTTCTTGCGCTACAGTTGGATCCCCGGTACATCGCTGCCTATGCGCGGAAGGAGTACGGAGATGACTGCTGTGGTGCCGAATGCGCCGAAATGGGGCTCTTGATCAGCAAAATGGAGGAGGCACCTTCCACAGCCGAGGTGATCGCCAGCCGCCCTCCTGGCGGATCCTTCTCGAATCGTGTTGCGGACGAGATCGACCACACGGACAGTTTTATTTTGTTCTTGATGGACATGTACTGCTCCCGTGAGGCGGCGCTAGCGGAGATGGagtcggcggtgccggtaAGCGACAAGGCGaagacgccaccgccggcagaACCCGCACCTCCCAAGGCGGCGCCACAGTGTCAGCAGAACTCGCCCATTAGGATGCCGGTCAACACGGAGAGCAAAAACACAGGCCCTAGGCTGCGACTAGTGCCATAG